One Diospyros lotus cultivar Yz01 chromosome 1, ASM1463336v1, whole genome shotgun sequence genomic window carries:
- the LOC127793235 gene encoding enhancer of rudimentary homolog yields MANRHTIILMQTSQSRATRTFMDYDSISQAMDGICGLYERKLKELNPAIRNITYDIGDLYNFIDGLADMSTLVYEHSIQAYLPYDRRWIKQRMFQHLKKLAH; encoded by the exons ATG GCTAACAGGCACACCATTATTCTAATGCAGACTTCTCAAAGCAGAGCTACCAGAACATTCATGGATTATGATTCAATAAGTCAGGCAATGGACG GTATTTGTGGATTGTATGAAAGGAAACTGAAGGAGCTAAATCCAGCAATCAGAAACATCACCTATGATATTGGGGATCTTTACAATTTCATTGATGGCCTTGCTGACATGAGCACATTAGT TTATGAACACTCAATCCAGGCGTATCTGCCATATGACCGCCGGTGGATTAAGCAGCGGATGTTTCAACATCTCAAGAAATTGGCTCATTGA